A single genomic interval of Lewinellaceae bacterium harbors:
- a CDS encoding MFS transporter, with the protein MSFGFLGIQFGFALQNANVSRIFETLGADVEDIPILWVAAPLTGLIVQPIIGYFSDRTWNRLGRRRPYFLVGAILASLALFIMPNSPALWAAAGMLWIMDASINISMEPFRAFVGDNLPSHQRTTGFAMQSFFIGIGAVVASAMPYMLTNWFGVSNTAAEGIVPDSVKLSFYLGGSIFLLAVLWTVFRSSEYPPEELEAFERAESKEVYHKETTTASSYSANGARQIRNGAIVFTAGALLWWLLSKLHVEKEVFVLSGGMLVLGLLLLASGQLQRSGRYQNGFVTIINDFHDMPATMKQLAWVQFFSWFALFALWIYTTSAVTSHIFGATDKASELYNQGANWVGICFAVYNGIAAIVAFLLPVLAKRTSRKMAHAICLVIGAIGLLSILVIHDYRLLLASMVGIGIAWASILSMPYAILTGALPAGKMGYYMGVFNFFIVIPQIIAASILGYLLTQFFHGEAINAMLLGGISFLIAAILVLRVHDHN; encoded by the coding sequence ATGAGCTTCGGATTTTTAGGAATCCAGTTTGGATTTGCATTGCAGAATGCTAACGTAAGTCGCATATTCGAGACCTTAGGTGCGGATGTTGAGGACATACCCATCCTCTGGGTTGCGGCCCCTCTGACCGGCTTGATCGTACAACCCATCATCGGTTATTTTAGTGACAGAACCTGGAACCGCCTTGGCAGAAGAAGGCCCTATTTCCTGGTTGGAGCCATACTGGCATCCCTGGCCTTATTCATCATGCCAAATTCTCCGGCACTCTGGGCGGCTGCAGGTATGTTATGGATCATGGATGCTTCCATCAATATTTCCATGGAGCCGTTCCGGGCGTTTGTTGGTGACAACCTGCCTTCCCATCAGCGTACGACCGGATTTGCCATGCAGAGTTTTTTTATAGGTATCGGGGCCGTGGTAGCATCTGCAATGCCCTACATGCTGACAAATTGGTTTGGGGTATCGAATACAGCAGCGGAAGGAATCGTACCGGACTCTGTCAAACTCTCTTTTTATTTAGGCGGGAGTATTTTCCTGCTGGCCGTATTGTGGACTGTTTTCCGTTCCAGTGAATACCCGCCCGAAGAGCTGGAAGCTTTCGAGCGAGCTGAAAGCAAAGAGGTTTACCATAAGGAAACGACAACCGCATCATCCTATTCAGCGAATGGGGCAAGGCAAATACGCAATGGTGCCATTGTCTTTACAGCAGGCGCCCTGCTGTGGTGGCTTTTAAGCAAGCTGCATGTTGAAAAGGAGGTATTTGTCCTGTCAGGCGGTATGCTGGTGCTGGGATTGTTGTTATTGGCATCAGGTCAGTTACAGCGTTCGGGCCGGTACCAAAATGGATTCGTGACCATCATTAATGACTTTCATGACATGCCTGCGACCATGAAACAATTGGCCTGGGTACAATTCTTTTCATGGTTTGCTTTATTTGCCTTGTGGATCTATACCACCTCCGCAGTGACCAGCCACATTTTTGGCGCGACCGATAAAGCCTCGGAATTGTACAACCAGGGAGCGAATTGGGTTGGAATTTGCTTTGCGGTTTACAATGGGATCGCAGCCATCGTTGCCTTTTTGTTGCCCGTATTAGCGAAGCGCACCAGCCGCAAAATGGCTCACGCCATCTGTTTGGTGATCGGAGCCATTGGATTATTGTCCATCCTGGTGATTCACGATTACAGGCTGCTACTCGCTTCCATGGTTGGTATCGGTATTGCCTGGGCAAGTATCCTTTCCATGCCCTATGCTATTCTAACCGGGGCACTTCCTGCCGGTAAAATGGGCTATTATATGGGTGTTTTCAATTTTTTTATTGTGATACCACAAATCATTGCTGCTTCAATCCTGGGATATTTGTTGACTCAGTTTTTTCATGGAGAAGCG
- a CDS encoding TolC family protein: MRVIYTLVLVCVFYYSDAQQSVRLTMQQVIDLAQSDAPDVLLAETRYSQAYWLFKSYRADLKPQLNLFGTFPSLTRAIESVVQPNGAEQFIQRANFSGNLGLTLQQAIPQTGGQVFAYTSLQRFDNLRTPNIDPYTQYLSNPISIQIQQPIFGYNDWKWRKLIEPLQLKEAEKSYSEDMEQIAYQAVQNYFDLLGSQLAVRAAEQEKAAADTLYLIGQGRFEVGKIAETELLQLELRVMNADASLNQAELDIKTKTEVLRNFLGIHDAIDFDLVPPDEIPEFIINQEEALRYATANRSKIDEFERRLLQMESNVEEQKKAGGVNLNMNGRFGLTQNGPVIGDVYTELLDQEIFTLGITVPIADWGKRKSRIEIAKARQKLEQQNVAQERVNFERDIIIKVQQLTLLREGVKRAQKALEAANKRFDLTGKRYVIGKVDVTELNLANNDRESNRQAYVNAVQSFWTAYYEIRTLTLFDFISNEPLMRDVIEN, translated from the coding sequence ATGCGAGTTATTTATACCCTGGTTTTGGTGTGTGTGTTCTATTATTCCGATGCTCAGCAATCCGTGCGGTTGACCATGCAGCAGGTCATCGACCTCGCGCAGTCGGATGCACCGGATGTATTGCTGGCGGAAACCAGGTACTCCCAGGCATATTGGCTGTTTAAGTCCTATCGTGCCGATCTGAAACCACAGCTGAACTTGTTTGGCACGTTTCCCAGCCTTACCCGTGCAATTGAATCGGTGGTTCAGCCCAACGGAGCGGAACAATTCATTCAACGGGCGAATTTTTCCGGAAACCTGGGATTGACCTTACAACAGGCCATACCGCAAACGGGAGGACAAGTCTTTGCGTACACCAGTCTTCAGCGTTTTGACAACCTGCGTACGCCCAATATTGATCCCTATACCCAATATTTATCCAATCCCATCAGTATTCAGATCCAGCAACCCATATTTGGATACAATGATTGGAAATGGCGTAAACTGATCGAGCCTCTCCAGTTGAAAGAAGCGGAGAAATCCTATTCCGAGGATATGGAACAGATTGCCTACCAGGCCGTGCAGAATTATTTTGATCTGCTGGGGTCACAACTGGCGGTCCGGGCCGCAGAACAGGAAAAGGCGGCTGCGGATACTTTGTACCTGATCGGGCAGGGTAGGTTTGAGGTGGGCAAAATTGCAGAGACTGAGTTGCTCCAGCTCGAACTCCGGGTGATGAATGCGGATGCCTCCCTCAATCAGGCAGAGCTGGATATCAAAACGAAGACAGAAGTACTGCGCAATTTTTTGGGTATTCATGACGCCATCGATTTTGACCTGGTTCCACCGGATGAGATTCCGGAGTTTATCATCAACCAGGAAGAAGCGTTGCGGTACGCCACAGCCAATCGGAGCAAGATCGACGAATTTGAACGACGGCTTTTGCAGATGGAAAGCAATGTTGAAGAACAAAAGAAAGCCGGAGGTGTAAATCTCAACATGAACGGGCGTTTTGGTCTGACTCAAAATGGTCCCGTGATCGGTGATGTGTATACGGAATTGCTGGACCAGGAAATCTTTACCCTGGGAATTACCGTTCCCATCGCGGATTGGGGTAAGCGAAAATCCCGTATCGAAATAGCTAAAGCCCGGCAAAAACTGGAACAACAAAATGTTGCCCAGGAGCGCGTTAATTTTGAGCGTGATATCATCATCAAGGTCCAGCAACTCACCTTACTGCGGGAAGGGGTAAAGCGTGCACAGAAAGCCCTGGAAGCGGCTAATAAACGTTTTGACCTGACCGGCAAGCGCTATGTCATTGGCAAAGTGGATGTCACCGAGTTAAACCTGGCTAACAATGACCGGGAGAGCAACCGACAGGCCTATGTAAACGCTGTGCAGTCGTTCTGGACCGCCTATTACGAGATCAGGACCCTTACATTGTTTGACTTTATCAGCAATGAGCCCCTCATGCGGGACGTGATCGAAAATTAG
- a CDS encoding ABC transporter permease — protein sequence MDRFLFNLVLAIDGVLMNKLRAFLTALGIIFGVAAVIAMLAIGEGAKAAILDQLKLIGSNSIVVQIKKETISQDEAEEGSGTSSDSQKEGKTKWSPGLRESDVDAITAVVPTVEKISPEVIMSKKLLANNRQGDVRCVGITGDFFDLNNIPMGAGHDFASFHHESGAPVCIIGRNIQKNYFQQRDPIGETIKVGNTWLRIIGVLERRITQKENLDKLGIRDYNSDVYVPLHTALLRFENRAKITNRDIGERGQNQEVDSYHQLDRLVVRVHDTHQLQATADVISRLLKRRHQGQVDFEMEIPELLLQQQQKTQETFNLVLAVIAGISLLVGGIGIMNIMLASVLERIKEIGVRRSLGAQRIDIVLQFLLEAILISLIGGLIGIVLGVVSASLIANSANIPTVVSGWSVAVSFGVAFIIGLVFGLIPAQRAAMQDPIKALRTD from the coding sequence ATGGATCGGTTTCTATTCAATCTGGTATTGGCCATCGATGGCGTATTGATGAATAAGCTCCGGGCTTTCCTTACAGCACTGGGTATCATTTTCGGGGTGGCCGCAGTTATCGCGATGCTTGCCATCGGAGAAGGCGCTAAAGCTGCTATCCTCGACCAGCTTAAACTCATTGGTTCCAATTCCATCGTGGTTCAGATCAAGAAAGAAACGATCTCACAGGATGAAGCGGAAGAAGGTTCCGGAACGAGCTCGGATTCTCAAAAAGAAGGGAAAACGAAATGGAGTCCGGGACTGCGTGAATCCGATGTTGATGCCATCACAGCAGTAGTTCCCACTGTTGAAAAAATATCTCCGGAGGTCATCATGAGTAAAAAGCTACTGGCCAATAACCGTCAGGGAGATGTGCGCTGTGTAGGGATAACCGGAGACTTTTTTGACCTGAATAATATACCTATGGGAGCCGGCCATGACTTCGCCAGCTTTCATCATGAGTCAGGTGCACCGGTCTGTATCATTGGCCGGAATATTCAGAAAAACTATTTCCAGCAACGTGACCCGATCGGAGAAACGATCAAGGTAGGCAATACCTGGCTACGTATCATTGGAGTTTTGGAACGACGCATCACCCAGAAGGAAAATCTGGACAAGCTGGGCATACGCGATTATAATTCAGACGTTTATGTCCCATTGCATACGGCTTTGCTGCGGTTTGAGAACCGGGCTAAAATCACCAACCGGGATATTGGTGAGCGTGGCCAGAATCAGGAGGTGGACAGTTACCACCAATTGGACCGGTTGGTCGTCCGGGTGCATGATACACATCAGCTGCAGGCTACTGCGGATGTTATCTCCAGGTTGTTGAAAAGAAGACATCAGGGTCAGGTCGATTTTGAAATGGAGATCCCGGAACTATTGCTGCAGCAACAGCAGAAAACCCAGGAGACCTTTAACCTTGTCCTGGCCGTGATAGCAGGTATTTCCTTGTTGGTCGGTGGAATCGGTATCATGAACATTATGCTGGCCTCCGTATTGGAGCGGATCAAAGAGATCGGTGTGCGTAGATCGCTGGGTGCACAACGGATCGATATAGTCCTTCAGTTTTTGCTGGAAGCGATCCTGATCAGTCTGATTGGCGGACTGATCGGCATAGTCCTGGGCGTTGTTTCGGCAAGCCTGATCGCTAACTCCGCAAATATACCCACTGTGGTTTCAGGCTGGTCGGTGGCAGTGTCCTTTGGTGTGGCCTTTATTATCGGCCTGGTCTTTGGATTGATCCCGGCTCAGCGCGCGGCCATGCAGGACCCCATTAAAGCATTGCGAACCGATTGA
- a CDS encoding efflux RND transporter periplasmic adaptor subunit, which produces MKLNKLLLPILLLGAVIAAIVLFSGSKKEEQIKEIFTEVTEGPFSVQVLATGEIKAKRSEVIRGPAAMQRVGVYQTTIQNIIPEGTVVGKGEFVAQLDRTPLASQLNDAQAEIDKINTQLEQAIIDTTIDLRNIRDQIKDLEFSIQEKQLQLELNKYEPEAIRRQNEIDMEKAERDLNKTSNNLKLSKEKADAKIREILTNLKQQQYKQDQLNLVAKDFTITAPTEGMVIYIRNWNGSKQGPGSQINAWNPRIAELPDLSEMIVQAYVNEVDINKIGLGMDTKITVDALAKKEFTGQIIQVANIGENYRNYDSKVFEVSVLINEFDSLLRPAMTAALEIITDEFDKVTFVPLDAIVRDSLSYVFVDDHAGTYKQEVVLGDANDNEVIVWYGLKPGTRILISVPEDANSFPVHYLEPNEKGQALNTLTQDRLDRQKAKDALRSKVKNVEISADQSGGGDFIIF; this is translated from the coding sequence ATGAAACTGAACAAGCTATTATTACCCATTCTCCTCCTGGGTGCCGTTATTGCCGCTATTGTACTATTTTCCGGCTCGAAAAAAGAGGAACAAATCAAGGAAATTTTCACTGAGGTTACCGAAGGCCCTTTTTCAGTACAGGTATTAGCTACCGGTGAAATCAAAGCCAAACGTTCTGAAGTGATTCGGGGACCTGCTGCCATGCAGCGGGTAGGTGTTTATCAAACCACCATTCAGAATATTATCCCGGAGGGAACGGTCGTTGGCAAGGGTGAATTCGTAGCTCAGCTGGACCGCACCCCACTGGCTTCTCAGTTAAATGATGCACAGGCGGAGATCGATAAGATCAATACACAACTTGAGCAGGCCATCATCGATACGACCATTGACCTGCGAAACATCCGGGACCAGATCAAGGACCTGGAGTTCTCGATTCAGGAAAAACAACTGCAGCTTGAACTGAACAAGTATGAGCCTGAAGCCATCCGCAGACAGAACGAGATTGATATGGAGAAAGCCGAGCGGGACCTTAATAAAACTTCCAACAATCTCAAACTGTCCAAAGAAAAGGCAGATGCCAAGATCCGGGAAATCCTGACAAATCTGAAACAGCAACAGTATAAGCAGGATCAACTGAACCTGGTGGCCAAAGATTTTACAATCACCGCCCCGACGGAAGGGATGGTCATTTATATCCGGAACTGGAACGGATCCAAGCAAGGACCCGGTTCACAGATTAACGCCTGGAACCCTCGTATTGCCGAACTTCCGGACTTATCGGAGATGATCGTTCAGGCATACGTCAATGAAGTGGATATCAATAAGATCGGTCTGGGAATGGATACGAAAATCACCGTGGATGCGCTGGCCAAGAAAGAATTTACCGGGCAGATCATCCAGGTTGCCAACATCGGAGAAAACTACCGTAACTACGATTCGAAAGTATTTGAAGTGTCGGTATTGATCAATGAATTTGATTCACTGCTAAGACCGGCAATGACCGCAGCCCTTGAGATCATCACCGACGAATTCGACAAGGTCACCTTTGTGCCGCTGGATGCCATCGTGCGGGACTCTCTGTCCTATGTGTTCGTTGATGATCACGCCGGCACGTATAAACAGGAGGTGGTTCTGGGTGATGCGAACGACAACGAAGTGATCGTCTGGTATGGGTTGAAACCGGGGACCCGCATCCTGATCAGTGTTCCGGAAGACGCTAACTCGTTTCCCGTTCACTACCTGGAGCCCAATGAAAAAGGTCAGGCGCTGAATACCCTGACCCAGGACCGGTTGGATCGTCAGAAAGCCAAGGATGCATTGCGGTCAAAAGTCAAGAACGTAGAAATTTCAGCGGATCAGTCCGGAGGAGGAGATTTTATCATATTCTAA
- a CDS encoding PspC domain-containing protein, with protein sequence MIRIKDLIERSAFGVCASIGERFGIATSRIRIYFIYASLLTLGSPLIFYLVAAFWLNVKNYIRRNYNLLLD encoded by the coding sequence ATGATCAGGATCAAAGACCTTATTGAACGATCTGCCTTTGGTGTTTGCGCATCCATCGGCGAGCGGTTTGGCATTGCTACCTCACGTATCCGGATTTATTTTATTTACGCCTCCCTATTGACCCTGGGCAGCCCTTTGATTTTTTATCTGGTTGCAGCATTCTGGTTGAATGTGAAGAATTACATCCGCAGAAATTACAACCTGCTGCTTGATTAA
- a CDS encoding DUF3467 domain-containing protein, with protein MSENKNQVNIELPEEIAEGTYSNLAIISHSHAEFVIDFIRLMPNVPKAKVKARIIVTPEHAKRMLKALKDNIKKYEAQFGVIDEPEPQIPPMNFNTPTAQA; from the coding sequence ATGTCAGAAAATAAGAACCAGGTTAACATCGAGTTACCTGAAGAGATTGCTGAAGGCACCTATTCAAATCTTGCCATCATTTCACATTCCCACGCTGAATTTGTGATTGACTTCATCCGGCTGATGCCCAATGTTCCAAAAGCCAAAGTTAAAGCTAGGATCATCGTCACTCCGGAACATGCAAAACGTATGCTCAAAGCACTAAAGGACAATATCAAAAAATACGAAGCCCAGTTTGGGGTCATCGATGAGCCGGAACCTCAGATTCCGCCGATGAACTTCAATACGCCTACTGCACAGGCCTGA
- the murB gene encoding UDP-N-acetylmuramate dehydrogenase: MIWETDKSLRELNTFGVQAKSAFFAQITDLATLESAVREQPAPFFILGGGSNILFTDDLPAAVLSNQIQGIDILQENDDEARLAVGAGMRWHDLVMWSVERGYGGLENLALIPGQVGAAPIQNIGAYGVEVGSVIEAVDAYDLEKGEVLRFPASVCEFGYRTSIFKTTYRNKLFILRVYFRLLRHPVLHLDYGAIRDELKAMDVKVPDVREVSNAIIRIRQSKLPDPAKIGNAGSFFKNPTVSLDAYEAFLNRHPDIPGYPAETDRIKIPAAWFIDHLGWKGYRMGDAGVHEKHALVLVNYGDASGQDIVQLAIAIQRSVEEAFGISLEPEVNIVG, translated from the coding sequence ATGATCTGGGAAACGGATAAATCTCTACGCGAACTCAACACGTTCGGTGTCCAGGCAAAATCGGCCTTTTTCGCCCAGATTACAGATCTGGCCACCCTCGAAAGTGCGGTCCGTGAACAGCCTGCACCCTTTTTTATCCTCGGTGGAGGAAGCAATATTTTATTCACTGATGACCTGCCTGCAGCTGTATTGTCCAACCAGATCCAGGGTATTGATATCCTTCAGGAAAATGATGATGAGGCCCGTTTGGCGGTGGGCGCTGGTATGCGCTGGCATGACCTGGTCATGTGGTCGGTAGAGCGAGGCTATGGAGGGCTTGAAAATCTGGCATTGATACCCGGCCAGGTGGGGGCAGCTCCAATTCAAAACATTGGCGCATACGGTGTGGAGGTCGGATCAGTCATCGAGGCTGTTGATGCCTATGATCTGGAAAAAGGTGAAGTGCTTCGGTTCCCGGCCTCAGTCTGTGAATTCGGATACCGGACCAGCATTTTTAAAACGACCTACCGCAATAAGCTTTTCATTCTCCGGGTTTATTTCCGGTTATTGCGTCATCCGGTTTTGCACCTGGATTATGGTGCTATTCGGGACGAATTGAAGGCCATGGATGTTAAGGTCCCGGATGTGCGGGAGGTGAGTAATGCAATCATCCGCATCCGGCAAAGCAAACTGCCCGACCCGGCGAAAATAGGTAACGCTGGTAGTTTTTTTAAAAACCCAACGGTTTCTCTGGATGCGTACGAAGCATTTTTAAATCGTCATCCGGATATTCCCGGATACCCGGCGGAAACGGACCGGATTAAGATACCCGCCGCCTGGTTTATTGATCATCTGGGCTGGAAAGGCTATCGCATGGGTGATGCAGGTGTCCATGAAAAGCATGCCCTGGTCCTCGTGAACTACGGCGATGCCTCCGGACAGGATATCGTCCAACTGGCTATAGCGATTCAACGTTCCGTAGAAGAGGCATTTGGTATAAGCCTTGAACCGGAAGTGAATATTGTCGGTTGA
- a CDS encoding ATP-binding cassette domain-containing protein, translating into MVCDPFLCKVKGKVQWVSFIFFIFALAMEKTKKSKVTREQIKELVYFARFIKPYTTQFVLGLVLLFFSSVIVMAFPYLAGELADIATGKSKLHLTLDQVGGILLLILVLQGVVSYVRVILFTIFSEKSMADVRVALYQKLITLPVVFYDKNRVGELISRITADVDQLQQVLSVTMAEFIRQILILIVGITLLLVSSPRLSLLMLATFPLIVIAAFFFGRFIRRLSKERQEKLAATNTVVDETLQTIHTVKSFTNEWFEFGRYRDKIQEVVQTALHLAKYRASFGSFVIVVLFGGIFFLLWFGARMVQDGSMTVGQLVAFIAYTMFIGGAIGSLGNFYTTIISAVGGTERIREILNHDVEVSTQRNTKRPPVVGNIRFEEVEFSYPTRSDVPVLKGINMEIAAGHKIALVGTSGAGKSTIAQLLLRFYEPTGGAILLDDQRISGMPLESYRSILGLVPQEVILFGGTIRENILYGNPDATEDQLIEAARQANAWEFIKSFPDGLETRVGERGIKLSGGQRQRIAIARAILRDPKILILDEATSSLDAESERVVQEALDNLMQGRTSVIIAHRLATIKEVDCIYVIEHGKVIEKGTHEELAAIPDGAYSSFAKLQFDTSE; encoded by the coding sequence ATGGTATGCGATCCGTTCTTATGCAAGGTGAAAGGAAAGGTACAGTGGGTATCTTTCATTTTCTTCATATTTGCATTGGCAATGGAAAAAACAAAAAAATCGAAAGTAACCAGAGAACAGATCAAAGAGCTGGTCTATTTCGCACGATTCATTAAGCCCTATACTACTCAGTTTGTCCTGGGACTGGTATTGCTTTTTTTCTCTTCCGTTATCGTGATGGCCTTTCCTTACCTGGCGGGAGAATTGGCAGATATTGCTACCGGCAAGTCGAAATTACATCTCACCCTGGATCAGGTGGGAGGCATCTTATTGCTCATTTTGGTATTACAGGGTGTCGTGTCCTATGTCCGGGTAATCCTGTTCACCATTTTCAGCGAAAAAAGCATGGCCGATGTCCGGGTGGCGCTTTATCAGAAACTGATCACCCTGCCGGTGGTCTTTTACGACAAGAACCGCGTGGGAGAATTGATCAGCCGCATTACGGCGGATGTGGATCAATTGCAGCAGGTTTTGTCTGTCACGATGGCAGAATTTATCCGGCAGATCCTCATATTGATTGTAGGCATTACCCTGTTGCTGGTGTCATCGCCACGTCTTTCATTGCTGATGCTGGCTACATTCCCGTTGATTGTAATTGCTGCCTTTTTCTTCGGTCGTTTTATCCGGAGATTATCAAAAGAGCGGCAGGAGAAGCTGGCTGCAACCAATACGGTCGTTGATGAGACCCTGCAAACAATCCACACCGTCAAGTCATTCACCAATGAATGGTTTGAGTTTGGTCGTTACCGGGATAAGATCCAGGAGGTTGTTCAGACGGCTTTGCATCTGGCCAAATACCGGGCCTCTTTCGGCAGTTTTGTGATAGTGGTTCTCTTTGGAGGGATCTTTTTTTTGTTGTGGTTTGGAGCACGTATGGTCCAGGATGGTTCGATGACGGTCGGACAGCTGGTAGCCTTCATTGCTTATACCATGTTTATTGGAGGAGCAATAGGAAGTTTAGGTAACTTTTATACCACGATCATTTCTGCCGTCGGCGGCACCGAGAGGATCCGTGAGATCCTGAATCATGATGTGGAGGTATCCACCCAACGGAATACGAAACGCCCACCTGTAGTGGGTAATATCCGGTTCGAGGAGGTTGAATTCAGCTATCCGACCCGTTCGGATGTACCGGTACTCAAGGGAATTAATATGGAGATAGCTGCCGGTCATAAAATTGCCCTGGTCGGAACGAGTGGGGCGGGAAAGTCAACGATCGCCCAATTGCTGCTACGTTTTTATGAGCCGACCGGTGGAGCCATCTTGCTCGACGATCAGCGCATTTCCGGGATGCCGCTGGAATCTTATCGCTCCATTCTTGGGCTGGTACCACAGGAGGTTATCCTCTTTGGAGGCACTATCCGCGAGAACATTTTATATGGTAATCCTGATGCAACTGAAGACCAGTTGATCGAAGCGGCCAGACAGGCCAATGCCTGGGAGTTCATCAAGTCATTCCCGGATGGCCTGGAAACCAGGGTGGGGGAACGGGGGATCAAACTTTCCGGAGGACAACGACAACGGATTGCGATCGCCAGAGCCATCTTACGTGATCCTAAAATTTTGATCCTGGACGAGGCTACGTCATCGCTCGATGCCGAATCAGAGCGGGTTGTACAGGAGGCATTGGATAATCTGATGCAGGGCAGAACCTCGGTGATCATCGCGCACCGTCTGGCCACCATAAAGGAAGTGGATTGTATCTACGTCATTGAACACGGCAAGGTCATCGAAAAAGGCACTCATGAAGAGCTGGCCGCTATTCCGGATGGAGCTTATTCCAGCTTTGCCAAATTACAATTTGATACAAGCGAATGA
- a CDS encoding heme-binding domain-containing protein: protein MNKSKRWRKAGLGLLTLLMVLQLIPVDRTNPPLNTGEDLLYSRMVSQEMQTLVKTACYDCHSNETNYPWYARIAPVSFILHHHVREGREHLNFSIWNTYMDKRKDHTLDECIEVVEQAEMPLKSYTWLHPAARLTSDQRSRIADFFKEQVAALGWREMGNEEEEEMENEHR, encoded by the coding sequence ATGAACAAATCGAAGCGATGGAGAAAGGCAGGCTTGGGTCTGCTAACACTCCTGATGGTGCTGCAGTTGATACCGGTTGACAGAACGAATCCCCCGCTAAATACGGGAGAGGACTTACTCTATTCGAGGATGGTATCCCAGGAAATGCAGACACTAGTGAAGACCGCGTGCTATGATTGCCATTCCAATGAAACCAATTATCCCTGGTATGCACGGATAGCTCCGGTATCCTTCATCCTGCATCATCATGTCCGGGAAGGTCGCGAACACCTCAATTTTTCGATCTGGAACACCTACATGGATAAACGAAAGGACCACACGCTTGATGAATGCATCGAAGTCGTCGAACAAGCAGAGATGCCATTAAAATCTTATACCTGGCTGCATCCTGCGGCCCGGTTGACATCAGATCAGCGTAGCCGAATCGCAGATTTCTTTAAAGAGCAAGTCGCGGCTCTTGGCTGGCGGGAGATGGGTAACGAGGAGGAAGAGGAAATGGAAAATGAACACAGGTAA
- a CDS encoding acylphosphatase has translation MAAKRYIISGKVQGVWFRASAKQQADSLGLTGFVHNLIGGEVEAFVQGPADALLAFEDWCRTGPPLARVTHVEIITQPEDPALVSFSVLR, from the coding sequence ATGGCAGCAAAACGATATATCATCAGTGGCAAAGTACAGGGTGTCTGGTTTCGGGCTTCTGCAAAACAGCAGGCTGACTCCTTAGGACTGACCGGTTTTGTACACAATCTTATAGGTGGCGAGGTTGAAGCTTTTGTGCAGGGGCCTGCTGATGCATTGCTGGCTTTTGAAGATTGGTGCCGAACCGGACCACCTCTTGCAAGAGTCACGCACGTTGAAATCATAACACAGCCCGAGGATCCTGCTCTGGTGTCCTTTTCGGTCCTGAGGTAA
- a CDS encoding GNAT family N-acetyltransferase, whose translation MITYRTALDTEWPAIIDLCTLTIKHINSQDYLPEQVREWVSRISNPGRMKNRLIEQSVWVAVDRDSLAGVITWKSIGYIDLLYVSRDHQRQGIGSRLLAIAEEVLSEINVREIQVDVSLTAKPLFEQNGYEVLQMQQVVIGAATLTNFKMVKRLNVPEEQKQ comes from the coding sequence ATGATCACATACCGGACTGCCCTGGATACCGAATGGCCAGCCATTATAGATCTTTGTACATTAACTATTAAGCACATTAATAGTCAAGATTATCTACCTGAGCAGGTCAGGGAATGGGTCAGCAGAATTTCCAATCCGGGACGGATGAAAAATCGACTGATCGAACAATCGGTGTGGGTAGCGGTCGATCGGGACTCGCTGGCCGGAGTTATCACCTGGAAATCAATCGGATACATTGACCTTTTGTATGTAAGCAGGGATCATCAGCGTCAGGGAATCGGAAGCCGCCTACTGGCCATCGCTGAAGAAGTATTGTCTGAAATTAATGTTCGTGAAATCCAGGTGGATGTAAGCCTGACTGCCAAACCCCTGTTTGAACAAAACGGATATGAGGTATTGCAAATGCAACAGGTGGTGATTGGAGCGGCCACCTTAACCAATTTTAAGATGGTGAAGCGACTCAATGTACCGGAGGAACAGAAACAATAA